In Massilia sp. METH4, the genomic window GATGCTCAGCAGGCGGGTGATGTCGCGCGCGACCACCAGCAGCCGGCCGTCCGGACGGCGCATCACGTACGCGTACACCACTGGCGCCCCGTCCTGGCCGGCAAGCTGCAGGCCGCTGCGCAGGATGCGGGCGTCAGCCCCCGGCGCCAGGCCCGCCGGCAAGGTCAGGATCTGACCGGCAAGATGGTGTCCTTCCGGGCTGAACAGGCCGTAGTGGTCGACATGGGGGCGCGCCTGTTCGAGCATGGCGTCGAGGGTAGGGGCCAGCACGCTGTCGTCGACGACATCGAAAGACAAGCGTTGCCAGTGCATGATGACGTTGGTCCCGCGGCGGCTGCTGTCGGCCACGTTGTAGCCGACACAGCCGAGCAAGATCACGACGACGAATGTGAACCCGAGCGCATAGATCGAAAGCCAGCGGAATGCCGTGGTGGACCATTGTGGCCGCGCACCAACGGTGCGCAGTCCGTCAAGCAGCCTGGTCATCGGGCGCTCCGGTGCGAAGCATGTAGCCCACGCCACGGACCGTGCGCAGCGACAGCCCGGCACGTGGCCAGTCGATTCTCTGGCAAAGGCGGCCAATGTGCGCGTTGATCAAGTTGCTTCCAGAAGCAAAGTGGCAGCCCCACAGGGCTTCGACCAGCATGGTGCGCGTGACGATCCGTTCCGGATGGCGCAGCAGAAATTCAAGAATGCGAAACTCGGTCGGCAGCACCAGTACCTCGTTGCCGTCGCAGAAAAGCTTGCGTGCAATCAGGTCCATCGTTAGCGCCCCCAGTGAAAGCGTCGCGCTTTCGCGGGTCGCGCCGTCGTCGCGGCGCAGCATAACCTCCAGGCGCGCCGCGAGTTCTTCCGGGTCGAACGGCTTGGCGAGGTAATCGTCGCCACCGGCACGCAGGCCGCACACGCGCTCGTCCACGTGGCTCAATGCGCTGAGTATCATTACAGGCGTCCATGCGCGCATTGCGCGCATGGTCCTGATGATCACCAGGCCGTCCACGCCAGGCAGTATGCGATCCAGGGTGATCGCGTCGTAGTTCCCGCTCATGGCGCGCACCAGCCCGTCCGAGCCATCCCGCGCCCAGTCGACGCTGTAGCCGCGTTTCTGCAATTCGTCGATGATCTCCCGCGCCGTGACGGGGTCATCCTCGATGGCCAGTATGCGCAAGCCGGTCACTGCTGCTCCATTGTTGCTATGTCAAATGGTAATCGCATCTTACACTGCCGGCGCCGCCGGCAGTGATGGTCGTCAGTTCAGCACCTCCATGACGGGCTTCGCTTCTTCCAGCACGTAGGTGGACAGCAGCTCGGCGGGACCAGCCCCGTTGACGACCGTATGCGCGGTACCGGCCGGGACGAGGAAGCTGTCGCCAGTGCGCAGCTCCCGCTCGGGCTGCCCGGCGATCGCGAGAGTAAGGCTGCCAGCGAGCACATAGGTGATTTCCGTGCCCGGATGCACATGCTGCGGCGAACGGCCTTGCGCTGGCACCTCGGTGCGCGTGATCCGCGTGTAATACCCCTCTCCGGGGAAGGCAACCGATTGCAGCACGGCTGGTGCCTTGCCGCTGTCCGGCGGCGATGTCGTATAAGGGGCCAGCGTGCGGGGCGGCGCTGTCAGTTCGGGCGCGTCCTTGTCCAGCCGGCGCGACGCAGGCTTCCCATTCTCCACGACGTAGGTCGCCACGATTTCGGTC contains:
- a CDS encoding response regulator transcription factor, giving the protein MRILAIEDDPVTAREIIDELQKRGYSVDWARDGSDGLVRAMSGNYDAITLDRILPGVDGLVIIRTMRAMRAWTPVMILSALSHVDERVCGLRAGGDDYLAKPFDPEELAARLEVMLRRDDGATRESATLSLGALTMDLIARKLFCDGNEVLVLPTEFRILEFLLRHPERIVTRTMLVEALWGCHFASGSNLINAHIGRLCQRIDWPRAGLSLRTVRGVGYMLRTGAPDDQAA
- a CDS encoding cupin domain-containing protein; its protein translation is MPYYRYAALTLTAALAAAPLSAQTTPAAPASGKTVLQRAELPGQRYVVEVTRGVQAANARASLHLHPGIESGYVIRGGGVLHVQGLPDRTVGPGDTAVIPPNTPHWFTNGPEQTEIVATYVVENGKPASRRLDKDAPELTAPPRTLAPYTTSPPDSGKAPAVLQSVAFPGEGYYTRITRTEVPAQGRSPQHVHPGTEITYVLAGSLTLAIAGQPERELRTGDSFLVPAGTAHTVVNGAGPAELLSTYVLEEAKPVMEVLN